A region from the Brevibacterium paucivorans genome encodes:
- a CDS encoding site-2 protease family protein: MPHAKQQGASNGLIIGRFLGTPIILAWSWFVAAAVITMLFTPWVRHFSPDLGIGAWFVAFTYAVLLFSSVFLHELAHAIAGTLTGQKVAAIELNIWGGFTRFEPRTDDNSSRAATHSFIISIVGPFVNIGLAALGWWGMTSTQQGSVVWLLLLAFTFANAALGFINLLPGIPLDGGWALQALIWRITRSQFTGTIMAALIGRVIAVLFIVGAFVGPLIAGRKPDIVTIIWTSAIAIMLWFSAADAAKHAQRARRMETYDLKKVIQPAIAASWNASIDATLEYADSVAGPSTIVVILNERGLPYGLLDRHAATQAIVTKNASDDLVHSYAHPLGGWIGVPGDITAPHLLESLTHRPKAQFCLVMKDSTLTGVIDLQEFFDELLHV; the protein is encoded by the coding sequence ATGCCACACGCCAAACAACAGGGAGCATCGAACGGCCTGATCATCGGCCGTTTTTTGGGCACCCCAATTATTCTGGCGTGGTCGTGGTTCGTAGCCGCAGCCGTCATCACCATGCTGTTCACGCCGTGGGTGCGTCACTTTAGCCCCGACTTGGGAATCGGTGCATGGTTTGTCGCGTTCACCTATGCGGTTCTGCTGTTTAGTTCAGTGTTCCTACACGAACTCGCACACGCGATTGCAGGAACGCTCACTGGGCAGAAGGTCGCTGCGATCGAACTCAACATTTGGGGTGGGTTCACGCGTTTTGAACCTCGCACAGACGACAACTCGTCCAGGGCCGCCACGCACAGTTTCATCATTTCGATCGTTGGCCCCTTTGTGAACATCGGGTTGGCTGCGCTGGGCTGGTGGGGAATGACTTCAACCCAGCAGGGCTCGGTCGTGTGGCTTTTGCTCTTGGCATTTACTTTCGCAAATGCAGCACTCGGTTTCATCAACCTCCTCCCCGGAATCCCTTTGGATGGAGGTTGGGCCCTCCAAGCTCTCATCTGGCGCATCACGAGGTCTCAGTTCACCGGCACCATCATGGCCGCACTCATCGGTCGGGTCATCGCAGTGCTCTTCATCGTGGGTGCGTTCGTGGGACCCCTGATCGCAGGCCGGAAACCGGACATTGTCACCATTATTTGGACCTCGGCGATTGCCATCATGCTGTGGTTCTCCGCTGCTGACGCTGCCAAACACGCGCAACGCGCACGGCGCATGGAAACCTACGACCTGAAGAAAGTCATCCAACCTGCAATCGCGGCTTCTTGGAACGCCAGCATCGATGCCACCCTGGAATATGCAGATTCGGTCGCCGGTCCGTCCACCATTGTGGTGATCCTCAACGAACGGGGACTGCCGTACGGACTGCTCGACCGTCACGCCGCAACGCAAGCGATCGTGACCAAGAACGCCTCCGATGACCTGGTACACAGCTACGCCCACCCGCTGGGCGGATGGATCGGTGTTCCGGGGGACATTACCGCTCCACACTTGCTGGAGTCACTCACGCACCGCCCCAAAGCACAATTTTGCCTCGTCATGAAAGACAGCACACTCACCGGTGTTATTGACCTCCAGGAGTTCTTCGACGAATTGCTCCACGTATAG
- a CDS encoding RecB family exonuclease, whose product MAELIALSPSRANDFVSCPLKFRLRSVDKIPEPPSAVAFKGTLVHAVLEQLFDVQPHKRTLDHANTLIEPTYASLAQKNSDVSELFPEQTDRDKLFTEAASLVRAYFTLELPQNLEPDAREKFVQTELPGGLKLRGFIDRVDRASGGEVRLVDYKTGKAPKPQYSGEADFQMRFYALVHYMLTGEIVHTLQLMYLGSGHVKELKPTMQDIERTFFQVADVWNDITDCAESGNWRPKKSPLCNWCYFKTMCPAWGNEAPEAPQITNVAVVEPDFPRTAR is encoded by the coding sequence ATGGCTGAACTCATTGCGCTTTCCCCCTCGCGGGCAAACGATTTTGTGTCGTGTCCCCTGAAGTTTCGCTTGCGAAGCGTGGACAAGATTCCAGAACCGCCGTCGGCAGTCGCGTTTAAAGGAACTCTTGTTCACGCGGTTCTTGAACAGCTATTCGATGTGCAGCCACATAAACGCACGCTCGATCACGCTAACACTCTCATCGAGCCCACGTATGCCTCACTTGCGCAGAAAAATTCCGACGTTTCAGAGCTTTTCCCTGAGCAAACTGACCGCGACAAACTTTTTACGGAGGCCGCGTCGCTTGTCCGCGCCTATTTCACGCTAGAACTCCCCCAAAACCTCGAACCTGACGCTCGGGAAAAGTTCGTGCAAACAGAACTCCCGGGCGGCTTGAAGTTGCGCGGATTTATCGACCGAGTCGACCGCGCGTCTGGCGGTGAGGTACGTCTGGTGGACTACAAAACTGGCAAAGCTCCAAAACCGCAGTACTCTGGGGAAGCCGATTTTCAAATGCGCTTCTACGCGCTTGTCCACTACATGCTCACCGGTGAGATCGTTCACACACTTCAACTCATGTATCTAGGTTCCGGGCATGTGAAAGAACTCAAGCCCACTATGCAGGACATCGAGCGCACGTTTTTTCAAGTTGCAGATGTCTGGAACGACATCACCGACTGCGCTGAGTCGGGCAACTGGCGCCCTAAAAAGTCACCGTTGTGCAACTGGTGCTATTTCAAAACCATGTGCCCGGCTTGGGGCAATGAAGCACCTGAAGCTCCCCAGATTACGAACGTTGCAGTGGTTGAACCAGATTTCCCAAGGACTGCGCGTTAA
- a CDS encoding HAD family hydrolase: MSLNYDAVLWDMDGTLVDTEPYWMAAETELMAVHGLEWTHEQAMLMVGNELTTSADIMRSFGLPLATDEVVQTLLRGVIERVRERIPFRPGAQELIASLADAHVPMALVTMSYRPLAQAVVDGLPEGTFRTLITGDEVTKGKPDPEPYLTGASALDVAPSACIALEDSVPGMASAIAAGTLTVGIPNHVPLEEQPGAVLVQTLDGLNAQSLGNLVQPLQRS, from the coding sequence ATGAGCCTCAACTACGACGCTGTTTTGTGGGACATGGACGGAACGCTTGTCGACACTGAGCCGTACTGGATGGCTGCCGAGACTGAACTCATGGCGGTTCATGGACTCGAATGGACGCATGAACAAGCGATGCTCATGGTGGGCAATGAACTCACCACATCGGCCGACATCATGCGGTCATTCGGGTTGCCACTTGCCACCGACGAGGTCGTACAGACGCTCTTGCGCGGTGTTATCGAACGGGTACGCGAACGTATCCCGTTCAGGCCGGGGGCACAAGAACTGATCGCTTCACTTGCGGACGCGCACGTACCCATGGCACTTGTGACCATGTCGTACCGCCCGCTGGCTCAGGCAGTGGTCGACGGACTGCCGGAAGGCACTTTCCGAACGCTGATTACGGGCGACGAGGTCACCAAAGGGAAACCAGACCCGGAGCCTTATCTGACGGGTGCCTCGGCTCTCGATGTGGCACCCTCTGCGTGTATCGCGTTGGAAGATTCGGTACCGGGAATGGCCAGCGCCATCGCAGCGGGCACGTTGACTGTGGGCATCCCAAATCACGTGCCCTTGGAAGAACAGCCCGGAGCCGTTCTAGTGCAAACATTAGACGGGCTTAACGCGCAGTCCTTGGGAAATCTGGTTCAACCACTGCAACGTTCGTAA
- the mshC gene encoding cysteine--1-D-myo-inosityl 2-amino-2-deoxy-alpha-D-glucopyranoside ligase: MKSWTPPHVPALVRSCDPPTVYCTSARGPLRKLVRGDEAKLYVCGITPYDATHLGHASTYVAFDILHRMWIDAGYTVTYVQNITDVDDPLLERAQATGVDWQELAREQIDLFRTDMEALRVIPPTHYIGAVEAMDLVARSVVELLDKGFAYSLDNGDVYFRVDSKYTPPFGSVSHYDEATMAKYFAERGGDPDVPGKENPLDPLLWRAKREGEPSWNPDGLPAGRPGWHIECTAIAQEYAGLPLHVQGGGNDLVFPHHEMGAAHAAAWLDTPLSHSYMHTGMVGYEGEKMSKSLGNLVLVSQLRKQGVDPMAIRLTILDHHYRSDWMYDDAALAKATERLEQWKRAAECGSHVVSKDVIRELRECLADDLDTPTALSLIDDWAAARDQNTSESESEAVVKAIDALLGIKLV; the protein is encoded by the coding sequence GTGAAATCTTGGACGCCACCACATGTTCCTGCCCTCGTGCGATCATGCGATCCACCTACCGTGTACTGCACAAGCGCGCGAGGACCACTACGCAAGTTGGTTCGTGGAGACGAAGCCAAACTGTACGTATGCGGAATTACCCCGTACGACGCCACCCACTTGGGCCACGCATCCACGTACGTCGCCTTCGACATTCTTCACCGAATGTGGATCGACGCGGGATACACCGTCACCTACGTGCAAAACATCACCGACGTTGACGACCCACTGTTGGAACGTGCCCAGGCGACAGGAGTTGACTGGCAAGAACTCGCACGCGAACAGATCGACCTCTTCCGCACAGACATGGAAGCATTGCGGGTTATTCCGCCCACGCACTACATCGGTGCAGTCGAAGCCATGGACTTGGTTGCGCGCAGTGTTGTGGAACTGCTTGACAAGGGTTTCGCATACAGCTTGGACAACGGAGACGTGTACTTCAGGGTCGATTCAAAGTACACGCCACCTTTCGGGTCAGTGTCGCATTATGACGAAGCCACCATGGCCAAATACTTCGCCGAACGCGGGGGAGACCCTGATGTTCCAGGAAAAGAAAACCCACTAGACCCACTGCTGTGGCGCGCAAAACGCGAAGGCGAACCGTCGTGGAACCCGGACGGACTGCCAGCCGGACGCCCAGGGTGGCACATCGAATGTACCGCTATCGCTCAGGAGTACGCGGGCCTGCCGCTGCACGTTCAAGGTGGGGGCAACGACCTAGTGTTTCCGCACCACGAAATGGGTGCGGCTCACGCTGCCGCGTGGTTAGACACCCCACTTTCGCATTCGTACATGCACACCGGAATGGTGGGATACGAAGGCGAAAAAATGAGCAAGTCGCTGGGCAACCTGGTGCTGGTGTCACAGCTGCGCAAACAGGGTGTTGACCCCATGGCGATTCGACTCACGATTCTGGACCACCACTACCGGTCCGACTGGATGTACGACGACGCCGCCCTGGCAAAAGCGACCGAACGCTTAGAACAGTGGAAGCGCGCCGCCGAATGCGGTAGCCACGTGGTCTCGAAGGACGTTATCCGGGAGCTCCGCGAATGCTTGGCCGATGACCTGGACACCCCCACCGCGCTTTCCCTCATCGACGACTGGGCGGCGGCACGCGACCAGAACACGTCAGAAAGCGAATCGGAGGCCGTCGTGAAAGCGATCGATGCGTTGCTAGGAATCAAACTGGTATGA
- a CDS encoding SCO1664 family protein: MSAQQDIATWPATILGLIPEASNDTYLIVLTPPTGAALKAVYKPSQGEAFLQDFSELARREVAAYRLSHLSGLSCVPETIMRSDLPHGPGSVQLFVDSAGDDPVVDAWPSDHVPDNVAPVFRGYNTDGAEVVVGHALRDRLFDIAVFDVMANNADRKGSHVIDGYLPGEQEATLWAIDNGLSFHPEPKLRTVLWGFAGTRLAPRHLQACERTLELTAEDLGTTQTETHALHERARALLSAGTFPYPPVNRTPIPWPPL, encoded by the coding sequence GTGAGCGCCCAACAAGATATCGCCACGTGGCCGGCCACGATCCTGGGTCTGATTCCCGAGGCGAGTAACGACACGTACCTCATCGTGCTCACCCCGCCCACGGGAGCGGCACTGAAAGCGGTCTATAAACCCAGCCAGGGTGAGGCGTTCTTGCAGGATTTTTCTGAGCTCGCCCGACGCGAAGTCGCCGCCTACCGGTTGAGCCACCTGAGCGGTCTCAGCTGTGTTCCCGAAACCATCATGCGCTCGGATCTGCCTCACGGCCCCGGATCGGTTCAGCTGTTTGTAGATTCGGCAGGGGATGATCCGGTTGTCGACGCGTGGCCCAGTGACCACGTGCCTGATAACGTTGCACCGGTTTTTAGGGGGTACAACACTGACGGCGCCGAGGTCGTTGTGGGCCACGCTTTACGCGACCGCCTTTTCGACATCGCTGTGTTCGATGTTATGGCCAATAACGCCGACCGTAAAGGAAGCCACGTGATAGACGGGTATCTGCCAGGTGAGCAGGAAGCGACTCTATGGGCTATCGACAACGGTCTGAGCTTCCACCCCGAACCCAAACTCCGCACAGTCCTATGGGGTTTCGCTGGAACCCGGCTGGCACCTCGGCATCTTCAGGCGTGCGAACGCACGCTGGAACTTACCGCGGAAGACTTGGGAACAACCCAAACCGAAACACACGCGTTGCACGAACGAGCACGCGCTTTGTTGTCCGCCGGGACGTTTCCGTATCCGCCGGTTAACCGCACGCCGATTCCCTGGCCACCCCTCTAA
- a CDS encoding DUF3090 domain-containing protein, with the protein MSGHVFEHDSPDRFIPGTVGMPGGRTFYLQAVSDSTITSVLLEKEQVEMLGERINELLDTVRSKSVGESNIPVSALPDYVDNSGLTMPVDAEFRVGTMSLGWDTRIHRLVVECFELSEADREAGISAEPHEDTERDVLRVTLDAVQAREFARHAELVVNAGRADCPFCSLPLDPEGHVCPRANGVAR; encoded by the coding sequence ATGTCCGGCCACGTATTTGAGCACGATTCTCCCGACCGTTTCATTCCCGGCACAGTCGGCATGCCCGGGGGTCGTACTTTTTATCTCCAAGCGGTTTCCGACTCCACCATCACCTCGGTCTTGCTTGAAAAAGAGCAGGTGGAGATGCTCGGGGAGCGCATCAACGAACTTCTTGACACGGTGCGTTCCAAAAGCGTGGGCGAAAGTAACATCCCGGTTTCTGCGCTTCCGGACTACGTGGATAATTCAGGACTGACAATGCCGGTGGATGCGGAATTCCGGGTTGGCACTATGAGCCTGGGATGGGATACGCGTATTCACCGTCTGGTGGTCGAATGCTTCGAACTCTCGGAAGCAGACCGCGAAGCAGGGATTAGCGCGGAACCTCACGAAGACACCGAGCGTGACGTTCTGCGTGTCACCTTGGATGCTGTCCAGGCTCGTGAGTTTGCCCGGCACGCCGAACTCGTTGTGAACGCCGGCCGTGCCGACTGCCCGTTCTGTTCACTTCCGTTGGATCCCGAGGGCCACGTGTGTCCGCGCGCAAACGGGGTCGCTCGCTGA